In Acetivibrio cellulolyticus CD2, the sequence GAGTGATTTTGCAAGAGTAAAATCCGAAATGGAGAAAGCCAGACAAAAGTATGAAGAATATAATCTTTTTGATAGATTCAGACTTATGGTCAATCAAAAACTTACTGATGAAAATCAGATAGAAAAAGCTGTAGATGCAATTTCTGCTAACTACTGGAAAAATTATAAGGCTAATTGCTATGTAGCTGACGATGTTAAAGCTGCTTTGGCAGACTTGCACTCAAAGTTTAAGTGTGGCATAGTATCTAACTTCATGGTGGTCGGTGGTATTGAAGAATTGCTTGAAATTCATGGTATAGATAAATATTTTGATTTCGTTGTAACATCGGTAAACATTGGATGGAGAAAACCGTGTAAGGAAATATATGATGCAACATTAGCATTGGCAAGAGTACCGAAGGAACAGATTCTATTCGTAGGAGACGATTATGTATGTGATTATGTAGGAACGACGAGTTATGGGTTTAATGCGGTTTTATTGGATAAGGAAAATGTTAATAAAAACGCAGACAGAAAGGTGCAAAGTATAAAAGAATTATTAGAAATAATTTAATGCAGGAGGGTTATTATGGGAACAAGTTTAGTAATTATTGTTATTGCGTTGGCTGTTATATTTGCAGTGATATTTTCAAAAAACAGTTCAAGAAGCAGCGGATTTAATGGTTATAGTGATAACAATTCGACATTTTTCGGAATTGATAATAATACTGGTGACAATTCTAATTTTGACAATGATTCAAATGATGGCAATGATGGAAACGACTGCGATTGTGGCGATGACTGTAGTTGTGATAATGACTGCGGTAGTGATTGCGATTGCGATTGTGATTGCGGATCAGATGATTAGGATTGGTAGATAATTATTGCTGCCAATAAACAAAGTGGCTGTCCTATTGTGTGAACTAAATATAGAAAGGGACAAATTTGGTTTGGTTAATTTGTCTCTTTTTTATATTTACAATATACCTCAAAGTGGTAAAATGTTAGTATAGTGTAAAGGAATATATAAAAAGTTCAAAATTATAAATCAATTCAACAAAAATTCAATAAAAATTCAAGTTAAATTCAATTTATATTCAATAAAAATTCAATAAAAATTCAAGTTCTATTCCACTTAATGTAGTAATAACCCTATATAATCATGTAATAGGGAGCGAATTTGTTATCTTTAAAGTTCGTTGTCACTAGGGATTTAAAAGTGTTAGTTGCCTTACATATGATAAACAATTTACGAAAGAAGGAAATACTATGCTTTATGAATACCGCATAATAATAGGAGAGTTGGAATATCCGTACTATCTTTCTGATAATACCGAAGACTTTATTGAAAAGTTAAAAAAGATTGGAATTAACTCAGCTTTTATAGTATTTGACGATGCGATAAATGTGGATTATGTAACCGGATTAAAAAAGCTGGTGCAAAAAGAAATTAGTTGTGAGGTTGTAAGTGTAAAAGTCAGTGAGAAGTATAAAAGTCTTAAAGAAGTTGAATTAATCTCGGAGCGTTTACTGGAGCTTGGCATTAATAGAAAGTCATGCATAGTTGCAGTTGGCGGTGGGGTTCTTGGGAATATTGCAGGACTTGTGGCAGGATTATTGTTCAGAGGAATAAAACTTATCCATATTCCTACTACGGTGATGGCAGCAACAGACTCCGTATTATCATTAAAGCAGGCAGTTAATACTCGCCTTGGCAAAAATCTTTTAGGTATGTTTTATAAACCTGAAATGATTTTTACAGATCATACAAGTCTTTTGAGCCTTTCGAAACGTGATTATAATGCAGGTCTGGCTGAATTGGTAAAAAATCTTGTTTCGGTTATTCCGCAGCAAATACCTGAATTATATGAAATCCTCAATGATAGGGTCGAGTATACATTTGATGAATTTAACCTGTTCCTGGATTTATCAATTAAAGCTAAGTGCAGCCTTTTAAAAAGAGACATGTACGAGAAGAAAGAGGCTCTTGTATTTGAATATGGACATACAGTCGGACATGCTGTTGAATTCCTTTCAAAGGGTGAAATTAAGCATGGAGAGGGAGTTGCTTTCGGCTTGATGGTTGAAAGTGAGATAAGCCATGAATTGGGATATCTTAAAGAAAATGAAGTAGATATTCACTACAAACTTTTAGAAAAGATTGGTATCATAAACCAGCTTTCTAATGTAGAAGCATACACAAAAGATGAGATCTGGAATGTTATGAGACATGATAATAAACGGGGGTACATAACTGAAAATGATGGTTCTGTTCCTATGGTCCTGCTAAAATCACTCGGAAAGTGCTGCGGAGAGGACACCAACTATATCAAACTTGTTCCAAAACCTGTTTTTGAGAAGAGTATAAAGAAAGTAGCCGATAGGCTGCGGAATTCAAGCAGGATATTCAGCAAGATAGACTAAATTAGGGGATGTAGGCAAATGGAACAGTATAGTAATTTGACTGATTTAATTTTAAATAAGGATGGCAATAAGGGTATTACATTCATTGGTGGAGAACACGATGAGGTATACGTCTCATATAAAGAAGTGTATGAAAAATCATTGGAAGTTCTGTACAATTTGCAGGCTAAAGGCATTCAGAGAGGCAACGAGCTGGTTTTTCAAATTGAGAATAACTTCGAGTTTGTTTTGTGTTTCTGGGCATGTATACTTGGAGGGATAATTCCTGTTCCAGTAACAGTTGGGAACAACCATGAGCACAGACAAAAATTATTAAAAATATTGGATATATTAAATAATCCTTATCTTCTTACCGATGATAAGGGGTCAAAAGTTCTTCAGAAGTTGTTGGAGGATGGCTTGAGCGAGGACAAAATCACAGTAGTCGCTCAAAGATTAGTTTTAGTAGAAGACATGATGGAAGTTCATGGTACTGGAGTTGTTTACAAACCCTTACGGGAGGATATTGCCTTTATACAATTTTCATCAGGTTCAACCGGTGATCCGAAGGGTGTAGTACTTACTCATCACAACCTGTTAACCAATATTGACGGGATCATTTCAGGGATGGCTGTAACTATAGAAGATAGTGCTCTCAGCTGGATGCCGTTAACTCATGATATGGGACTAATAGGATTTCACTTGTCACCTTTGGCAGCCGGTATAAACCAATACATAATGCCAACAGCTCTGTTTATCCGCCATCCGGTTCTATGGTTAAAAAAGGCTAATGAACACAGAATAAATCTTCTCTCATCACCTAATTTCGGGTTCAAATACTTCCTCGAATTTTACAAACCTGAAATAGCAAGTGATTGGGATCTTTCTTGTGTAAGGTTGATAGTTAATGGAGCTGAACCTATATCAGTGGACTTATGCAAAAGGTTCTTAAATCAGATGAAAGACCCTGGCGTCAAATCCAACGTAATGTTCAATGTTTTTGGAATGGCGGAAGCAAGCCTGGCAGTGACATTTCCACCGATTAATGAGGAAATTGCATCCATAAAGCTTGAACGTGAATTCCTGTTTATTGGAGACAGCATAAAAGAAGTGAACAATAGCTGTGACACAAATTGGGTAGAGTTTGCTGACCTTGGCTGCCCGGTAAAGGGTTGCTCCGTAAGGATTTGTGCTGATCAAGGCTGTGTATTGGGTGAAAACAAGGTAGGTAATATTGAAATATATGGCGAGAATGTGACTTCAGGTTACTATAATAACCCGGAAGCTACATTAAACACTATCAGGGCTGATGGCTGGCTGAATACTGGGGATCTTGGATTTTTGAGAAACGGAAGGTTGATAGTTACAGGAAGGGCTAAGGATGTAATATTTGTAAACGGACAGAACTATTATGCACATGACGTGGAAAGAGTATCGGAGCAGGTTGAAGGTATAGAACTTGGCAGGGTGGTTGCTTGTGGTGTGTTTAATTCTGTTGCACAAAAAGATGACATAATAATTTTAGTTTTATATAAAAAGAAGCTTATAAATTTTGTTGAATTGGCAGTTAGTTTAAAAAAGCATATATTTAGCAAGATGGGGCTAGAGGTTGCACATATAATCCCCGTAAGGGATATTCCGAAAACGACAAGCGGAAAGATTCAAAGATATAAGATGGCGGAGTTGTATAAAAAGGGTGAGTATGACTTATCAATTAAAGAACTTGAAATGCTTTTAAATGAGTACGAAGCCAGTCAGGTTACAGATACTCCGCACAATGGCACTGAAGAAAAACTTGCTGGGATTTGCCGAGAGGTATTGCATGTTAATAATATCGGTAGGAATGATAATCTATTTGAGCAAGGTGGGGACTCGCTAAAGGCTTCAATACTAGCTTCTAAAATTCATAAACATTTTAGTGTAGAGATTGCTTTAGAAGACCTGTTCATGTTTCCAACGATCAGGGAACTTGCAGAATTTGTGGATACGGCAGAAAAAAGTGAATATATTGAGATTCTGCCTGCAAAAGAGAATACATATTATGCAGTATCTCCCGCGCAGAAGAGAGTTTATGCCCTAGATAGGATTGAGGGTTCCGGAACAAGCTATAACATTCCGGTAGCAATGATGATAGAAGGCCCTCTTGATGTTCTGAAGGTTGAGGATGTTTTTAGGGCCTTGGTACAGAGACATGAGACTCTCCGTACTTCCTTTGAGGTGATAGATGGACAGCCTGTTCAAAGGGTACACGAACAGGTGGATTTTAATATGGAAATGCTTTATATAAACGAGCCGGAAGTCAGTGAAGCTGATTTAAGAGAAAAAATAGACGAGCTAGCCGGAAATTTCATAAAGCCCTTTGATTTGTCAAAAGCACCACTGATAAGAGTTGGACTTGTCAGGATATCTGAGAAAAAGCATATGTTGATGCTTGATATGCACCATATCATATCGGATGGAACGTCAATGGGTATTATGGTAAATGAATTTGTGAGCTTATTTAGGGGAGAAAAACTACAAAAATTAAGTGTGCAGTACAAGGACTATGCGCAATGGAAACAAGATAGCCTAATCAAGGGAAGCTCAAAGAAAGCGGAAGAATACTGGTTAAGTAAGTTCTCTGGTGAAATTCCGGTACTTTCTATGCCTTTGGATTTTCAAAGGCCAGCTGTGAGAAGCTTTGAGGGCGATAGAATAAGATTCGGTTTTGACAAAGTGCTAAAAGATAAGCTTAAAAAATTTGCATCATCAAAAGGTATAAGCCTTTATACGCTGCTTTTGGCTGCATACAATGTTCTGTTGTCAAAATATTGCGGACAGGATGATATCGTTGTCGGCTCTCCTGTAGCGGGAAGAAGCCACCCTGATTTGGAAAACATTATTGGTATGTTTGTAAATACAATCCCTTTTAGAAATTTTCCAACAGCTAGTAAAACTTTCGCTTGTTTTCTTGAAGAAGTAGGAAAAGAAACATTAAAGGTATTTGAAAATCAAGACTACCAGTTCGACTGGCTTTTGGAAAAACTGAATATTAAAAGGGATATGAGCAGAAATCCGCTTTTTGATACTATGTTTGTGCTTCAGAACATGGAAATACCTGAATTCACAATCGAAGGCTTACGTTTTACAAATTATGAAGTAAACAACAAAGCAGCAAAATTTGATATTACACTTGAAGCTACGGAAAATCAGGAGGGTATAGAGTTTAACCTTGAATATTGTACGATGATTTTTAAGAGAGAGACAATGGAAAGGTTTGCACGGCATTTTGAAAGTATCATTAAACAGGTTGTTGAAAATCCGGAAATAGAAATTTCATTAATTGAAATACTGACAAAAGACGAGAAAAAACAGATTCTATCAGATTTCAATAACACAAAGTGTGAATATCCAATGAATAAGACTATAGGCCGGGTGTTTGAAGAACAGGTTGAAAAGACTCCTGACAGTACTGCGATAATCTTTGAAAATGAGAAACTGACATACAGTGAACTGAACAAAAGAGCGAACTCACTTGCCAGAGTATTGAGAGAGCATGGCGTTAAGGGTGACAGCATAGTTGCAATAATGCTTGAGCGCTCAATAGAAATGATGGTTGGAATACTCGCAGTCCTAAAGGCAGGCGGGGCCTATCTTCCGATAAGCCCTGAATATCCTGACGAAAGAGTCAGGTTTATGCTAGAGGACAGCGGTGCCAATATACTTTTGACAAAGAACAATGCTTATGGCGTACAGTTGGCAGATGAAGGTGAAATTGCTTGCAAAGTCACTGTTTTAGACCTTTATGATGAGGCTCTATATAGTGCAGAGACTTCAAACTTAGAGGAGATAAATACATCAAGAAACCTGGCATACGTGATATACACATCAGGCTCTACAGGAAAGCCAAAAGGAGCTATGATAGAGCATTATTCCGTGATAAACAGAATCAACTGGATGCATAAAAAGTATCCAATAGGAGAAAAAGACGTAATACTTCAAAAAACACCTTATACCTTTGATGTGTCGGTGTGGGAACTGTTCTGGTGGTTTTTTGCAGGAGCAAAGGTCTGTTTCCTCGTACCGGGAGGAGAGAAGGACCCAGGTGCAATAACTGAGGCAATAGAAAAGAATAAAATAACGACAATGCACTTTGTTCCGTCAATGCTTAACATGTTCTTAGAATATATGGAAAATGAAAAGAATTTGAACAGGATTTCAAGCCTGAGGCAGGTGTTTGCAAGTGGAGAGGCATTAGGAACTAAGCAGGTGCAAAGGTTTAACAGGCATGCGGGACTTAAGTTTGGAACAAAGCTTATAAACCTCTATGGTCCAACCGAGGCAACGGTGGATGTATCGTACTATGATTGCCCTTCTGAAGGTGATATCGAACTAGTACCAATAGGCAAGCCAATAGATAATATAAAGCTTTATATAGTGGACAAACATAACAACCTTCAACCCGTTGGAATACCGGGTGAACTTTGTATTGCAGGTGATGGATTGGCAAGAGGCTATCTCAACAGGCCGGAACTTACGGCAGAAAAGTTTGTTCCAAACCCATTTAATGAGGGCGATAACTTAATCGATTCGAAAATGATGTATAGAACAGGAGACCTTGCAAGGTGGCTTCCTGACGGTAATATAGAGTACCTTGGGAGATTCGATCACCAGGTAAAGGTAAGAGGTTTCCGAATTGAACTTGGGGAGATAGAAGAAGAACTATTAAAACACGAAAGTATAAAAGAGGCAGTGGTAACAGCAAGAAAGGATAAAGACGGCAGCAGCTACCTTTGTGCATATCTGGTATCTGACAGGGAGCTTACACCGGCAGAGCTAAGAGAGCATCTGACAAAGAACCTGCCTGAATACATGGTTCCGTCATATTTTATACGGCTTGAAAAGATGCCTCTTTCTCCAAATGGAAAAGCTGACAGAAAAGCGCTTCCGGAACCGGTTGGCAATGTGACTTCGGGTGTTGAATATATTCCTCCACGTAATGAAATAGAAAATAAAATAGCAATGGTATGGGGAAATGTACTGGAAGTTCCGAAGGTAGGCATTAATGATGACTTTTTTGAACTCGGCGGTGATTCTATAAAAGCAATACAGGTTACATCATTACTGTCGAGGGAAGGTATAGATATAGAAGTAAAAGACATTCTGGTATATCGGACAGTCTCACAAATCTGTCTTAATTCGGACTGTAAAAGTGCCTCAATAGGATATGAACAGGGGATAGTAAAGGGAAGTTTCGGTAAAACTCCGGTAATTAGTTGGTTCTTCAGTAAGGAATTTTGTGTTCCGGATTATTACAATCAATCCGTTTTGCTTGACCTTAAAAAGAATGTTAGCATTGAAAAATTAGAAAGAACTTTTGAAAAGATAATAGAACATCATGATAGTTTAAGAATAAATTACTCAGTTGAGAGCAAAGAACTTTTCTTCAATAATGCGCACTTAAATATGAAATTCAAAGTGGATAGCTTTGATATTTCAGGGTTAAGTCCAAAAGATCAGGAGCGTGAACTGGAAAGTTTAGGTGCGCAACTAAAATCAGGATTTGACATAGCGGGAGGATTGTTGATTAAAGCTGCACTTATAGACTTCGGAGAAAACAATGTAAAGCTGCTTATCACGATTCACCATCTGGCGGTTGACGGTATTTCATGGAGAATAATACTGGAGGATTTATATAGCACGTATAAAGCCTTGGAAGAAGGCAAGGAGATACCTTTGCCGGCTAAAACAGCCTCCATGAAGGAATGGTATGAAAAGTTAGTTGATTTAAGCAAGAGTCAAAAAGTACTTGGGGAAA encodes:
- a CDS encoding HAD family hydrolase, coding for MSEIKFILFDCMETIVDVLKLPDVRMYSAFAYHGSGYEDLWNDFDSFVSDFARVKSEMEKARQKYEEYNLFDRFRLMVNQKLTDENQIEKAVDAISANYWKNYKANCYVADDVKAALADLHSKFKCGIVSNFMVVGGIEELLEIHGIDKYFDFVVTSVNIGWRKPCKEIYDATLALARVPKEQILFVGDDYVCDYVGTTSYGFNAVLLDKENVNKNADRKVQSIKELLEII
- a CDS encoding 2-deoxy-scyllo-inosose synthase, giving the protein MLYEYRIIIGELEYPYYLSDNTEDFIEKLKKIGINSAFIVFDDAINVDYVTGLKKLVQKEISCEVVSVKVSEKYKSLKEVELISERLLELGINRKSCIVAVGGGVLGNIAGLVAGLLFRGIKLIHIPTTVMAATDSVLSLKQAVNTRLGKNLLGMFYKPEMIFTDHTSLLSLSKRDYNAGLAELVKNLVSVIPQQIPELYEILNDRVEYTFDEFNLFLDLSIKAKCSLLKRDMYEKKEALVFEYGHTVGHAVEFLSKGEIKHGEGVAFGLMVESEISHELGYLKENEVDIHYKLLEKIGIINQLSNVEAYTKDEIWNVMRHDNKRGYITENDGSVPMVLLKSLGKCCGEDTNYIKLVPKPVFEKSIKKVADRLRNSSRIFSKID
- a CDS encoding non-ribosomal peptide synthetase; translated protein: MEQYSNLTDLILNKDGNKGITFIGGEHDEVYVSYKEVYEKSLEVLYNLQAKGIQRGNELVFQIENNFEFVLCFWACILGGIIPVPVTVGNNHEHRQKLLKILDILNNPYLLTDDKGSKVLQKLLEDGLSEDKITVVAQRLVLVEDMMEVHGTGVVYKPLREDIAFIQFSSGSTGDPKGVVLTHHNLLTNIDGIISGMAVTIEDSALSWMPLTHDMGLIGFHLSPLAAGINQYIMPTALFIRHPVLWLKKANEHRINLLSSPNFGFKYFLEFYKPEIASDWDLSCVRLIVNGAEPISVDLCKRFLNQMKDPGVKSNVMFNVFGMAEASLAVTFPPINEEIASIKLEREFLFIGDSIKEVNNSCDTNWVEFADLGCPVKGCSVRICADQGCVLGENKVGNIEIYGENVTSGYYNNPEATLNTIRADGWLNTGDLGFLRNGRLIVTGRAKDVIFVNGQNYYAHDVERVSEQVEGIELGRVVACGVFNSVAQKDDIIILVLYKKKLINFVELAVSLKKHIFSKMGLEVAHIIPVRDIPKTTSGKIQRYKMAELYKKGEYDLSIKELEMLLNEYEASQVTDTPHNGTEEKLAGICREVLHVNNIGRNDNLFEQGGDSLKASILASKIHKHFSVEIALEDLFMFPTIRELAEFVDTAEKSEYIEILPAKENTYYAVSPAQKRVYALDRIEGSGTSYNIPVAMMIEGPLDVLKVEDVFRALVQRHETLRTSFEVIDGQPVQRVHEQVDFNMEMLYINEPEVSEADLREKIDELAGNFIKPFDLSKAPLIRVGLVRISEKKHMLMLDMHHIISDGTSMGIMVNEFVSLFRGEKLQKLSVQYKDYAQWKQDSLIKGSSKKAEEYWLSKFSGEIPVLSMPLDFQRPAVRSFEGDRIRFGFDKVLKDKLKKFASSKGISLYTLLLAAYNVLLSKYCGQDDIVVGSPVAGRSHPDLENIIGMFVNTIPFRNFPTASKTFACFLEEVGKETLKVFENQDYQFDWLLEKLNIKRDMSRNPLFDTMFVLQNMEIPEFTIEGLRFTNYEVNNKAAKFDITLEATENQEGIEFNLEYCTMIFKRETMERFARHFESIIKQVVENPEIEISLIEILTKDEKKQILSDFNNTKCEYPMNKTIGRVFEEQVEKTPDSTAIIFENEKLTYSELNKRANSLARVLREHGVKGDSIVAIMLERSIEMMVGILAVLKAGGAYLPISPEYPDERVRFMLEDSGANILLTKNNAYGVQLADEGEIACKVTVLDLYDEALYSAETSNLEEINTSRNLAYVIYTSGSTGKPKGAMIEHYSVINRINWMHKKYPIGEKDVILQKTPYTFDVSVWELFWWFFAGAKVCFLVPGGEKDPGAITEAIEKNKITTMHFVPSMLNMFLEYMENEKNLNRISSLRQVFASGEALGTKQVQRFNRHAGLKFGTKLINLYGPTEATVDVSYYDCPSEGDIELVPIGKPIDNIKLYIVDKHNNLQPVGIPGELCIAGDGLARGYLNRPELTAEKFVPNPFNEGDNLIDSKMMYRTGDLARWLPDGNIEYLGRFDHQVKVRGFRIELGEIEEELLKHESIKEAVVTARKDKDGSSYLCAYLVSDRELTPAELREHLTKNLPEYMVPSYFIRLEKMPLSPNGKADRKALPEPVGNVTSGVEYIPPRNEIENKIAMVWGNVLEVPKVGINDDFFELGGDSIKAIQVTSLLSREGIDIEVKDILVYRTVSQICLNSDCKSASIGYEQGIVKGSFGKTPVISWFFSKEFCVPDYYNQSVLLDLKKNVSIEKLERTFEKIIEHHDSLRINYSVESKELFFNNAHLNMKFKVDSFDISGLSPKDQERELESLGAQLKSGFDIAGGLLIKAALIDFGENNVKLLITIHHLAVDGISWRIILEDLYSTYKALEEGKEIPLPAKTASMKEWYEKLVDLSKSQKVLGEKEYWLGVDEVKFELPADFEIQNFNLGLVSTVKGSLDKGETAKLLKETNKAYNTSVEELLLTALAKTINEWTDQSKMVIEMENHGRNVDGVDVLRTVGWFTAIYPLKLELIKGSLGEQIMEIKEQIRSVPENGIGYGILKYLSGAIPESDSLVCSSMQPKQAVPLALHCSPMQPKLAEIRFNYLGRFDKEADNDIFAYSLLKSGSDISSANTITAKLEINCMVVNGSFELDINFSNKMFKEETILDFRDKYFKNLKDIICFTTTTENVFFTPSDFETLDIRQDDLDALFD